In a single window of the Raphanus sativus cultivar WK10039 chromosome 9, ASM80110v3, whole genome shotgun sequence genome:
- the LOC108827872 gene encoding disease resistance-like protein DSC1 isoform X1 encodes MEKQEKLHRIVSPMESLPASSAELDVFLSFRGFDTRNNFTGHLQKALRLRGIDSFIDDKLRRGDNLTELFDRIEQSKIAIIVFSKNYTNSRWCLQELVKILECRDRNQQVVIPIFYKVDKSELKNVPKKSFTEVTREEILSWEAALTTSFNISGYVVNEFSTSEAKLVDEIAVDTFKKLNDLAPIGNEGLVGVDSRLGTLEKLLCSDDLDSVHVIGIIGMGGIGKTTLADCLYGRMRGQFDGSCFLTNIRENSSRSGLESLLQKLFSTLLNDRDLEIGAPGNAHERFERRLKSKRLLIVFDDVNDEKQIKYLMGHSKWYQGGSRIIITTRDSKLVEAVKGRKYVLPRLNDREALKLFCLNAFNDSCTLNEFQKLTNMVLDYAKGHPLALKVLGSDLCERDNKYWEAKLERLTSKSHGDIYEVLETSYEELSIEQKNVFLDIACFFRSEKVDYVKSLLSSHGVDVSSVIEDLLDKCLITLSDNRIEMHDMLQTMGKEISLKAETIGIRDTRWQSQYVTQCQSHIRLWDSDYICYLLTKGLVMGTEMIRGIFLDTSKQGAMRLRAKAFKGMCSLKYLKIYDSRCSRGCEVDCKLLLRKGLDFLPDELTYLHWYGCPLQSLLLNFEPKNLVDLKLPYSYLEDIWDKDKDAGMLKWVDLSHSVNLRRCLGLANAQNLERLNLEGCKSLKKLPSSMKCLEKLIYLNLKECTSLKKLPKGLKSQSLETLILSGCSKFRKFPMISENVEVLLLDGTAIKSLPESIESLRKLALLNLKNCKNLKHLSSDLYKLKCLQELTLSGCSQLEVFPEIKEDMESLEILLLDDTAITELPNMMHLRNIKTFSFCGTNSQVSVSMFFLPPPLGCSYLADLYLSRCGLEKIPDIAGGLSLLQSLCLSGNNMENLPESFNQLHNLKWFDLKYCKRLKSLPTLPQNLQYLDAHECESLETLVNPLTPLTVGERIHSMFIFTNCHKLDQDAQESLVGHARIKSQLMSNASVKRYYRGFIPEPLVGICYPANDIPRWFCHQRLGHSLEIPLPPHWCDTNFVGLALSVVVSFKDYEDHAKRFSVKCSGKFENQDGSFTRFDSTLAGWNEPCGGSLSHEPRKLTSDHVFMGYNSCFRVKKLHGESSSCCYTKASFEFYATDDETKKKLDTCEVVKCGMSLVYVPDDDNCTLLKKTNLVQLSLKTGPSCSNCLDDVIVMDDVRLKRGRCQVGGGDEQADCKRTKEEKILV; translated from the exons ATGGAGAAACAAGAAAAATTGCATCGAATCGTCTCTCCAATGGAGTCTCTTCCTGCTTCCTCTGCAGAGCTCGACGTGTTTCTCAGTTTCAGAGGCTTTGACACACGCAACAACTTCACCGGCCATCTCCAAAAGGCCCTCCGCCTTAGAGGAATAGACTCCTTCATCGACGACAAACTCCGCCGAGGAGACAACCTCACTGAGCTTTTCGACAGAATCGAGCAGTCAAAGATTGCAATCATAGTCTTCTCCAAGAACTACACCAATTCCCGGTGGTGCCTCCAAGAGCTTGTGAAGATCCTCGAATGCAGAGATAGAAACCAGCAGGTGGTGATACCAATCTTCTACAAAGTCGACAAGTCCGAGTTGAAGAATGTTCCAAAGAAGAGTTTTACTGAAGTTACCAGGGAAGAGATCTTATCATGGGAAGCTGCACTGACCACATCATTCAACATCTCCGGCTACGTTGTCAATGAATTCAG TACGTCTGAAGCCAAACTTGTGGATGAGATTGCTGTTGACACATTCAAGAAACTGAATGATTTGGCTCCCATTGGTAACGAAGGTCTCGTGGGAGTAGACTCACGTCTGGGGACTCTAGAAAAGCTTTTATGTAGCGATGACTTGGACTCTGTTCATGTCATTGGCATCATTGGAATGGGTGGGATTGGTAAAACCACTCTTGCTGATTGCTTGTACGGACGCATGAGAGGTCAATTCGACGGTAGCTGTTTTCTTACAAACATCCGTGAAAACTCAAGTAGAAGCGGGTTAGAATCTTTGCTTCAGAAACTCTTCTCTACATTACTGAATGACAGAGATCTTGAGATCGGAGCTCCTGGGAATGCACATGAGAGGTTTGAGCGCAGGCTTAAGAGCAAGAGGCTGCTTATCGTGTTTGATGATGTGAATGATGAGAAGCAGATTAAGTATCTTATGGGGCACTCCAAATGGTATCAAGGAGGAAGCAGAATCATCATAACTACTAGAGATAGTAAACTAGTCGAGGCGGTCAAGGGTCGAAAATATGTGCTCCCTAGATTGAATGATAGAGAAGCCTTGAAGCTCTTTTGCTTGAATGCATTTAATGACTCTTGCACTCTCAATGAGTTTCAAAAGTTGACAAATATGGTTCTTGATTATGCTAAGGGCCACCCGTTGGCACTTAAGGTGTTAGGGTCTGATCTTTGTGAGAGGGATAACAAGTACTGGGAAGCTAAACTGGAGAGGCTGACGAGTAAATCACATGGAGATATCTATGAAGTTCTGGAAACAAGCTACGAGGAGCTTAGCATTGAGCAGAAGAATGTTTTTCTGGATATTGCATGTTTCTTCAGATCAGAGAAGGTGGACTATGTGAAAAGCCTCCTCAGCAGTCATGGTGTGGATGTGTCTAGCGTGATAGAGGATCTACTTGACAAATGTTTGATTACTCTCTCTGATAATCGCATCGAGATGCATGACATGTTGCAGACTATGGGCAAGGAGATTAGCTTAAAAGCAGAAACCATAGGAATAAGAGACACTAGGTGGCAATCACAATATGTCACGCAGTGTCAGTCTCATATCAGACTATGGGATAGTGACTATATTTGTTACCTGCTGACCAAAGGCTTGGTAATG GGAACTGAAATGATAAGAGGAATTTTCCTGGACACATCAAAACAAGGAGCAATGCGTCTAAGAGCCAAAGCTTTCAAAGGGATGTGCAGTCTCAAATACCTGAAAATTTATGATTCTCGTTGTTCCCGTGGATGTGAAGTGGATTGTAAACTGCTCCTACGTAAGGGGCTGGATTTCCTTCCTGATGAGCTTACATATCTACACTGGTATGGATGCCCTCTACAGAGTCTCCTTCTGAACTTTGAACCGAAGAACCTTGTAGACCTTAAGCTGCCATACAGTTACTTAGAAGACATTTGGGACAAAGAcaag GATGCTGGAATGCTCAAATGGGTGGACCTCAGTCACTCGGTGAATTTACGCCGATGTCTAGGATTGGCTAATGCTCAAAATCTTGAGAGATTGAATCTAGAAGGATGTAAGAGTTTGAAAAAGTTGCCATCATCCATGAAATGTTTGGAGAAGCTAATTTATCTAAATCTCAAGGAGTGCACAAGTCTCAAGAAACTTCCAAAAGGACTCAAATCTCAATCCCTGGAAACTCTTATTCTCAGTGGCTGCTCCAAATTCAGGAAATTTCCAATGATCTCAGAAAATGTTGAAGTTCTACTTTTAGATGGCACAGCAATAAAGAGTCTTCCTGAATCCATTGAAAGCTTGAGAAAACTTGCTTTGCTGAATTTGAAGAACTGCAAAAATTTGAAGCATCTTTCTTCTGATCTTTATAAGCTAAAATGTCTACAAGAGCTAACACTCTCAGGATGCTCACAGCTAGAAGTTTTTCCGGAAATCAAGGAAGACATGGAATCTTTGGAGATTTTACTTCTGGATGATACAGCCATCACTGAGTTGCCAAACATGATGCATCTAAGAAATATCAAGACATTTTCTTTCTGTGGAACGAACAGTCAAGTTTCTGTTAGTATGTTCTTCTTGCCACCTCCACTGGGCTGCTCCTACTTAGCAGATCTTTACCTCTCAAGATGCGGTCTTGAAAAAATCCCAGATATTGCTGGTGGCCTATCCTTGTTGCAGTCTTTATGCTTAAGCGGAAACAACATGGAGAATCTGCCAGAGAGCTTTAACCAGCTTCACAATCTGAAATGGTTCGATCTTAAGTATTGCAAAAGGCTCAAGTCTCTACCAACTCTTCCACAAAACCTGCAATACCTGGATGCACATGAGTGTGAGTCACTTGAAACTCTGGTGAATCCATTGACTCCTTTGACGGTAGGAGAGAGGATACATTCTATGTTCATCTTTACCAACTGTCACAAGCTGGACCAAGATGCACAAGAGAGTCTTGTGGGTCATGCTCGAATCAAAAGTCAGTTGATGTCTAATGCATCTGTGAAACGTTATTATCGG GGATTTATACCAGAGCCTCTGGTTGGAATCTGTTACCCGGCGAATGACATACCAAGATGGTTCTGCCATCAAAGACTTGGACATTCACTAGAAATCCCACTGCCTCCGCATTGGTGTGACACTAACTTTGTTGGACTTGCCTTATCTGTAGTTGTCTCATTCAAAGACTATGAAGACCATGCGAAGCGTTTCTCTGTAAAATGTTCTGGCAAATTCGAGAACCAAGACGGTTCCTTCACAAGATTTGACTCCACTCTGGCCGGGTGGAACGAACCGTGTGGAGGATCGCTTAGCCATGAACCGAGAAAGCTTACTTCTGACCATGTTTTCATGGGATACAACAGTTGCTTCCGCGTCAAGAAACTCCATGGAGAGAGTAGCAGTTGCTGTTATACAAAGGCTTCATTCGAGTTCTATGCGACGGATGATGAAACGAAGAAGAAGCTCGACACTTGTGAGGTGGTCAAATGTGGGATGAGTTTAGTGTATGTTCCTGATGATGATAATTGTACGTTGTTGAAGAAGACGAACCTGGTTCAGTTGAGTTTGAAGACCGGACCAAGCTGTTCCAACTGTCTAGATGATGTCATTGTAATGGATGACGTCAGACTCAAGCGAGGACGATGCCAggttggtggtggtgatgaaCAAGCAGATTGTAAGAGAACGAAGGAGGAGAAGATTTTGGtgtga
- the LOC108827872 gene encoding disease resistance-like protein DSC1 isoform X2 yields the protein MEKQEKLHRIVSPMESLPASSAELDVFLSFRGFDTRNNFTGHLQKALRLRGIDSFIDDKLRRGDNLTELFDRIEQSKIAIIVFSKNYTNSRWCLQELVKILECRDRNQQVVIPIFYKVDKSELKNVPKKSFTEVTREEILSWEAALTTSFNISGYVVNEFSTSEAKLVDEIAVDTFKKLNDLAPIGNEGLVGVDSRLGTLEKLLCSDDLDSVHVIGIIGMGGIGKTTLADCLYGRMRGQFDGSCFLTNIRENSSRSGLESLLQKLFSTLLNDRDLEIGAPGNAHERFERRLKSKRLLIVFDDVNDEKQIKYLMGHSKWYQGGSRIIITTRDSKLVEAVKGRKYVLPRLNDREALKLFCLNAFNDSCTLNEFQKLTNMVLDYAKGHPLALKVLGSDLCERDNKYWEAKLERLTSKSHGDIYEVLETSYEELSIEQKNVFLDIACFFRSEKVDYVKSLLSSHGVDVSSVIEDLLDKCLITLSDNRIEMHDMLQTMGKEISLKAETIGIRDTRWQSQYVTQCQSHIRLWDSDYICYLLTKGLGTEMIRGIFLDTSKQGAMRLRAKAFKGMCSLKYLKIYDSRCSRGCEVDCKLLLRKGLDFLPDELTYLHWYGCPLQSLLLNFEPKNLVDLKLPYSYLEDIWDKDKDAGMLKWVDLSHSVNLRRCLGLANAQNLERLNLEGCKSLKKLPSSMKCLEKLIYLNLKECTSLKKLPKGLKSQSLETLILSGCSKFRKFPMISENVEVLLLDGTAIKSLPESIESLRKLALLNLKNCKNLKHLSSDLYKLKCLQELTLSGCSQLEVFPEIKEDMESLEILLLDDTAITELPNMMHLRNIKTFSFCGTNSQVSVSMFFLPPPLGCSYLADLYLSRCGLEKIPDIAGGLSLLQSLCLSGNNMENLPESFNQLHNLKWFDLKYCKRLKSLPTLPQNLQYLDAHECESLETLVNPLTPLTVGERIHSMFIFTNCHKLDQDAQESLVGHARIKSQLMSNASVKRYYRGFIPEPLVGICYPANDIPRWFCHQRLGHSLEIPLPPHWCDTNFVGLALSVVVSFKDYEDHAKRFSVKCSGKFENQDGSFTRFDSTLAGWNEPCGGSLSHEPRKLTSDHVFMGYNSCFRVKKLHGESSSCCYTKASFEFYATDDETKKKLDTCEVVKCGMSLVYVPDDDNCTLLKKTNLVQLSLKTGPSCSNCLDDVIVMDDVRLKRGRCQVGGGDEQADCKRTKEEKILV from the exons ATGGAGAAACAAGAAAAATTGCATCGAATCGTCTCTCCAATGGAGTCTCTTCCTGCTTCCTCTGCAGAGCTCGACGTGTTTCTCAGTTTCAGAGGCTTTGACACACGCAACAACTTCACCGGCCATCTCCAAAAGGCCCTCCGCCTTAGAGGAATAGACTCCTTCATCGACGACAAACTCCGCCGAGGAGACAACCTCACTGAGCTTTTCGACAGAATCGAGCAGTCAAAGATTGCAATCATAGTCTTCTCCAAGAACTACACCAATTCCCGGTGGTGCCTCCAAGAGCTTGTGAAGATCCTCGAATGCAGAGATAGAAACCAGCAGGTGGTGATACCAATCTTCTACAAAGTCGACAAGTCCGAGTTGAAGAATGTTCCAAAGAAGAGTTTTACTGAAGTTACCAGGGAAGAGATCTTATCATGGGAAGCTGCACTGACCACATCATTCAACATCTCCGGCTACGTTGTCAATGAATTCAG TACGTCTGAAGCCAAACTTGTGGATGAGATTGCTGTTGACACATTCAAGAAACTGAATGATTTGGCTCCCATTGGTAACGAAGGTCTCGTGGGAGTAGACTCACGTCTGGGGACTCTAGAAAAGCTTTTATGTAGCGATGACTTGGACTCTGTTCATGTCATTGGCATCATTGGAATGGGTGGGATTGGTAAAACCACTCTTGCTGATTGCTTGTACGGACGCATGAGAGGTCAATTCGACGGTAGCTGTTTTCTTACAAACATCCGTGAAAACTCAAGTAGAAGCGGGTTAGAATCTTTGCTTCAGAAACTCTTCTCTACATTACTGAATGACAGAGATCTTGAGATCGGAGCTCCTGGGAATGCACATGAGAGGTTTGAGCGCAGGCTTAAGAGCAAGAGGCTGCTTATCGTGTTTGATGATGTGAATGATGAGAAGCAGATTAAGTATCTTATGGGGCACTCCAAATGGTATCAAGGAGGAAGCAGAATCATCATAACTACTAGAGATAGTAAACTAGTCGAGGCGGTCAAGGGTCGAAAATATGTGCTCCCTAGATTGAATGATAGAGAAGCCTTGAAGCTCTTTTGCTTGAATGCATTTAATGACTCTTGCACTCTCAATGAGTTTCAAAAGTTGACAAATATGGTTCTTGATTATGCTAAGGGCCACCCGTTGGCACTTAAGGTGTTAGGGTCTGATCTTTGTGAGAGGGATAACAAGTACTGGGAAGCTAAACTGGAGAGGCTGACGAGTAAATCACATGGAGATATCTATGAAGTTCTGGAAACAAGCTACGAGGAGCTTAGCATTGAGCAGAAGAATGTTTTTCTGGATATTGCATGTTTCTTCAGATCAGAGAAGGTGGACTATGTGAAAAGCCTCCTCAGCAGTCATGGTGTGGATGTGTCTAGCGTGATAGAGGATCTACTTGACAAATGTTTGATTACTCTCTCTGATAATCGCATCGAGATGCATGACATGTTGCAGACTATGGGCAAGGAGATTAGCTTAAAAGCAGAAACCATAGGAATAAGAGACACTAGGTGGCAATCACAATATGTCACGCAGTGTCAGTCTCATATCAGACTATGGGATAGTGACTATATTTGTTACCTGCTGACCAAAGGCTTG GGAACTGAAATGATAAGAGGAATTTTCCTGGACACATCAAAACAAGGAGCAATGCGTCTAAGAGCCAAAGCTTTCAAAGGGATGTGCAGTCTCAAATACCTGAAAATTTATGATTCTCGTTGTTCCCGTGGATGTGAAGTGGATTGTAAACTGCTCCTACGTAAGGGGCTGGATTTCCTTCCTGATGAGCTTACATATCTACACTGGTATGGATGCCCTCTACAGAGTCTCCTTCTGAACTTTGAACCGAAGAACCTTGTAGACCTTAAGCTGCCATACAGTTACTTAGAAGACATTTGGGACAAAGAcaag GATGCTGGAATGCTCAAATGGGTGGACCTCAGTCACTCGGTGAATTTACGCCGATGTCTAGGATTGGCTAATGCTCAAAATCTTGAGAGATTGAATCTAGAAGGATGTAAGAGTTTGAAAAAGTTGCCATCATCCATGAAATGTTTGGAGAAGCTAATTTATCTAAATCTCAAGGAGTGCACAAGTCTCAAGAAACTTCCAAAAGGACTCAAATCTCAATCCCTGGAAACTCTTATTCTCAGTGGCTGCTCCAAATTCAGGAAATTTCCAATGATCTCAGAAAATGTTGAAGTTCTACTTTTAGATGGCACAGCAATAAAGAGTCTTCCTGAATCCATTGAAAGCTTGAGAAAACTTGCTTTGCTGAATTTGAAGAACTGCAAAAATTTGAAGCATCTTTCTTCTGATCTTTATAAGCTAAAATGTCTACAAGAGCTAACACTCTCAGGATGCTCACAGCTAGAAGTTTTTCCGGAAATCAAGGAAGACATGGAATCTTTGGAGATTTTACTTCTGGATGATACAGCCATCACTGAGTTGCCAAACATGATGCATCTAAGAAATATCAAGACATTTTCTTTCTGTGGAACGAACAGTCAAGTTTCTGTTAGTATGTTCTTCTTGCCACCTCCACTGGGCTGCTCCTACTTAGCAGATCTTTACCTCTCAAGATGCGGTCTTGAAAAAATCCCAGATATTGCTGGTGGCCTATCCTTGTTGCAGTCTTTATGCTTAAGCGGAAACAACATGGAGAATCTGCCAGAGAGCTTTAACCAGCTTCACAATCTGAAATGGTTCGATCTTAAGTATTGCAAAAGGCTCAAGTCTCTACCAACTCTTCCACAAAACCTGCAATACCTGGATGCACATGAGTGTGAGTCACTTGAAACTCTGGTGAATCCATTGACTCCTTTGACGGTAGGAGAGAGGATACATTCTATGTTCATCTTTACCAACTGTCACAAGCTGGACCAAGATGCACAAGAGAGTCTTGTGGGTCATGCTCGAATCAAAAGTCAGTTGATGTCTAATGCATCTGTGAAACGTTATTATCGG GGATTTATACCAGAGCCTCTGGTTGGAATCTGTTACCCGGCGAATGACATACCAAGATGGTTCTGCCATCAAAGACTTGGACATTCACTAGAAATCCCACTGCCTCCGCATTGGTGTGACACTAACTTTGTTGGACTTGCCTTATCTGTAGTTGTCTCATTCAAAGACTATGAAGACCATGCGAAGCGTTTCTCTGTAAAATGTTCTGGCAAATTCGAGAACCAAGACGGTTCCTTCACAAGATTTGACTCCACTCTGGCCGGGTGGAACGAACCGTGTGGAGGATCGCTTAGCCATGAACCGAGAAAGCTTACTTCTGACCATGTTTTCATGGGATACAACAGTTGCTTCCGCGTCAAGAAACTCCATGGAGAGAGTAGCAGTTGCTGTTATACAAAGGCTTCATTCGAGTTCTATGCGACGGATGATGAAACGAAGAAGAAGCTCGACACTTGTGAGGTGGTCAAATGTGGGATGAGTTTAGTGTATGTTCCTGATGATGATAATTGTACGTTGTTGAAGAAGACGAACCTGGTTCAGTTGAGTTTGAAGACCGGACCAAGCTGTTCCAACTGTCTAGATGATGTCATTGTAATGGATGACGTCAGACTCAAGCGAGGACGATGCCAggttggtggtggtgatgaaCAAGCAGATTGTAAGAGAACGAAGGAGGAGAAGATTTTGGtgtga